The DNA region CTCAAAAATTGCCTCAACCCTACACTTGTGAGGAAATTGAAGCTATGGCAGCGGCTAAGGCTCTGTCCTTTGCTCTAAAGCTGGGTTTTACCAGAGCTGTGCTAGAGGGAGATTCTTCGCTCCTTGTAAAGGCATTGCGCGATGATGGTGGTTCTTTGGCCCCCCATGGGTTGCTGGTTGAAGAtgtgaagtttttttttcccaattttttgtTCAATCACTTTGTTATTGTACAAAGAGAGAAGGTAACTCTGTTGCTCATAATTTGGCTagatatattaataatattctataCTTTTCAATAtagatggaggatgttccaccTCAATTAATTACTTTCTGTATTTCAAGTTGATTTAACCACTATTTCTTAATTAAAGTTTATagttttcttctaaaaaaaagatttcttgcaagttaagaaacaaaaataatggtCTTCCCTTCAAATGATCGTtagatttttggattttttatatactgttggaaatttttttccatGATTGAGGTTACAaataatgcaaagaaaattttcttctttttttaaaaaattaaaaaattgatttttttttttattaaaaataaattataaatttttttgaagtatgatcgtttgtttttttttttttttgagagagttttaacctatgacgttgaccaagacaccaatcagtttttggtgtaggcaaggATTGAACCcaaaatctcttatacaaccattagagactttaccagctaAGCtaactagaatttttttttttttttttttaaaaagaagtatgtaaaaaaaaataccagcaTTAGTAAAGCTCACATTAATGACCtttacatcacttttttttttctttttgttggagAAATAATGACCTTTACAtgctagtatttttttttttttttttttgagaaggacaTACGTACTACTATTTGGTTTAATGAAAAATAGATTTAGCTATATCAATTAATTtcttattcccataaaaaaaaaattcatattaatgattctctgaaaaagaaaaaagaaatagtctTTATTAGAGTTGAAATCTGTGTACGTGTAACAGTTGAGTAGATGACAGATGTATCCCACTAATTAATTACGGTTTAATAGCAGTTGCATATATCTAGGTCCCTACTTATAATTATTGAGCTCACACCCATAAATAACTAGTTTTTCTTGAGTTAATAATTGTTAACAACTGACTTCTTAATGACccaaggtgtttttttttttgaaaaagaaaggttAAAATGCAAAGTGGATCTTTTGagtttaactaaaatttatttcagtcttctaaATTTCAAAACTATTCAATTTAGACATTTTATCAAATTTCGTTAAAAAATAGTCATTAAGTATGCAATTAgctaatgaaaaaataatttttgaaaaagaattctcacataaaaaatttacaaaatatttttattaattttatagattttttcatgtgaaaatatgttttaaggacaattattttaacaaaactgaacttaaattaaataaatttgaaatttagaggatTCAATTTAAAGGATTCATTTAAATTAGAGAACTTAAATGAATTTCAACCAATCTTAGAAGgtgcaatttttatttaaacaaaaaacaagtaAAACTAGTTATTCATATTTCATAGTAATAAAGTGGGAAAATCTCCATGGAATCAAGAATGTTTAGAAACTCCACAAATTGTTAAGTACTTTTAGAGTTCACTTTGGTAAAACAGGCATGTGCATCAGCTTGACTTTCTTCATGACGAAGTTTTGGAGGGCATGAGGCCCACTTCAACTTTATTCCATGAACCAATAATATTGAAAACCATAATATGCTCTTTGGACAAgactggaaaaaaaagaaagaaaaaaaacataacaaggAATTTATAAAGTCTCACTGAAAGTGGCAAAACCAGTGAATACAATTTAAATTTACAATATCTGTTTTACAAtggttatttattattattagctcAGTATAttaatgagtattttttttatttaaaccaAATTTGATCATAAACCTCTTATTtgacaataaaagaaaaactttattaCTTGGACTAAATTTACCCATTCATATAATATAGTTATTAAatgagtttgtattttttatttttttttaactaaaggATTCTATTAAATTACTCATATTATGCTTTGTTATTGTAACATGTCCCATACTGATTTAAGGAAGTATATTTGCTTTGCATGTACAACAGTGAAGTACTGAACACTAACTGTAAGTCAAAGTCTAAATCATATGGTTAGACTTTAGTACTTCACTGTCTTATTCCTTACACATTTACTAAAGTTTAAGTCAAATTAGTGAAGTATCCCATAATGATTTTcttaaagaattgaaattttagatAGGGCAATTGTTGTAATTTGCAAGATAATaccccaatatatatatatatatatatatatatatatatatatatataaagcttgaagtttatgaaaaaaagaaggcCTCCAAGGCTccaacaaataattaaattcaaagttATGGTAttcaaaaatataagtttttagtgggttttaattaatttaattgctAAACTATTTTATTGTCAAATAAGGGAGCTTTGGCGAAGGGTAAACAACTCATAGAATTGTAACTTTCAAGGAAAAGGCACATTACTTCCTCTGTAAATAGGGACAACATTATTAGGCAATTTCACTAATTCTCTTcacatttaaacaaaactctCTTTTCATGCGACTCATGGTCATGATTCATGAGATTCCATCTATTTGAGACTAATGACTACATTAAACAAGTGATGACACTTTGGGTTGTACCTTGACTCTCTCAATAGGAAAGGTTCAAAAATGCATTTGAGctacaataaatatattaatttgcatgtaatttttACATAATATAGCAATGgggaaatataatttttattttgacatattTAGAACCCATAATGTGATAGGTATGTACAAAATCAGCCATTATGAATAGCAAAAAAagagtctatatatatatatatatatatatatatattttttttttttccatcttgcTTTTTTATAAAGCAACAATTAAGGTAATCTAATTACTGTTGATTGTTGCAAAGTTGTTGATTACAGCTTTAACAATGGGAAAAGAAgttctcataaaaaatatttaggattTTCTCAACCAATCCAAAGGTTTCTTGTCACTTTGGGGAAGCAGGAGGATCCTTAAAAGAATCCTTTTCTCTTTCATCCTATAGTGAAAAGGGGGAGAGAAAGGGGTACCAAATTAAAGCAACTTATTCCTTTCTTTGGGTCCAATTCATAGTTACtctccattcttttctttttggggtagGAAAATAATCTGAAGACTTGATTGGACAAGCCCTGGCCTTTAAGTTTCTTTTACAAACATAGTGAGTAGGACTTTGGTTATTCTGACCCTTGGATTGGaactttgaaaattatattataatttataagccGAGAAAACTGTGGGttttcttttatgcttttgatgttgcaGAATATCAGCAAAGGAATTCATTGACTTAAGGAAAAGGGAAACAATTAACCAAAAGGGAACAAGGTTGACAATTACAATTTTGCACACTAACAAAAAtggaatttgattatttttcctGAAGCAGTGTTTTGTAATGCCATTGAAGGCAAATAGCTGAAGACACCAATAAACTAATAAATCATCAAGAATCAACATAGATAATGTtggatattttataataaattgatGAGGGAGATTTTACAATTTGTTCCTAACACCttaagaaggctgacgggaGTAACGAGCCCGTCAGCTCTGGTCACTGAACCATCTTCCTTCGGTCCGTGGCTCTGCCTCATATCTGACGGCATTGGGCTGAAGGGAGAAAACTAATGAGATCAAGGCTGAAGGAAGAAAGCTGATGGAATCAAGCTGAAGATTCTAAGCTGATGACCTTTTTGGAAATAGCTGCGTAGGCTGATGACCTTAGGAAGGAAAGGCTGACGGAGGGAAAAGCTGAAGGGGATAAGCAAACCTTCATCCATAACCTATCTTGCCCTCCACTTATGCGTGTATAAGGAAAGCTCTTGCGCTACACATTTGACCCTAGTcgagaagattcctataaggaaaagggcTCTAGGTGATATGTAAAACTCAcaaattactctcctagaaggaaagtgCTTCCTCACCAAGATGCTTATTTCAGCCCCacactactatatataccccaaaaccgTCATAAAcaaaggtacgcataattcacttcAGCTCTAGCACTTTAGAGTTGCGAATAAGAAAGAAGCTCTAACTTGgcattcggagggtttttggccggcaccacatgGGTGCCCTTTGTTTggtcttttcttttgttgtgtgGGTGTTGTTTCGAGTCAAGTGAGGGACACACGACAACTGGTGGATTTTTCTTCATCGTCATAAATCATCAAGAATCCACATAGATAATGTTGGATATTTTATATATCAAAGCAGTAGGTTGAATTAGTAATACAAGTTTGATCTCACTTTGGAAGTGGAAGAGTGTCATTATTTCTTTAGAGGGGATAGAGTGAATGAAACAATAGAAAGTATGTGTAAAATGCATTTGTTGTGTCTAATAAGGAACTAATGAAACTCTGTCTGACGGGATtatgaaaaattgcattttttttttatagtacttATTGTCATGAGTTGCATCACTTGATATTTAAACTTTTGTGGACATTATGAGATTGTATCTAATTGTTTTCTAACCGTGATAATACTTTATTTGTGACTTTTCACGGTCTAtgcatattttttgtttaaactcTCATTATTAAAGTAAGAATAATTATTATCCCATgataatcaaattttcaaaaacacaagaaATTCGTTGGGTTTTTCCGAAAATGTTATTTGAAGAACCCAACAGACTTAGTTGCATCTCGGGGACAAATTTACAGTATCACTTGCACTAggaaaaatattgtctaaggacaAACATCCATTGTTCTTTGTTCATTTCGTTGCTTCTGTTATTCCTTTGTTTTCCAAAAGATAAAAGCATAGAATTAACTTCATGTAGTTGAACAGAATAAAACTTCATCGTTGAATACTTcgtatataaaaaagaaaaagaaaaaagaagtactTCACTCTGTCTCTTAAGGTTAGAACTAACATATTGgatattgaaattaaatttctaaGAAATTGCAATCTTACAGCACACCACACCAGAGTATTAAAAACTAATGCTTTACTTGAAAGAACTGTCTTCAATCTCGTTTAGTTGTAAACTGACCACTAATCTCACTGTAGATGCACCACTGCAAGTTGATTCACTTCAATTACCTGCTCCAGTATGCGTTTCTTTGCTGAAGACAGTTTCTCACAAAAAAGCCTTGACAATAGCTGTCTTCTATTATCATCTATGCCTGGCAATCCCAGCGATGCTTACATGGAAGACCAACATCTTCACATAACATCTCATCATCAAAAACTACTGGTCAACCTAAATCATGAGTTTCGTTGTTCCTTAGTTTGTTTCTCAAAGTATTCCGTTGTTGTTGCTTGAACTAAATCATGAGTCTGATTGTCGATGAGCAGGTGTTTGTCCAAGTTCATAGAAAGAATTGCTCATGATCCATTCATTGTTTATCACTTGCTCAGCAAATAACTTGCCCCTACCATGAGGATGAGCCTTCTGCCTAATAGCTTCTCCTCAGCATGAGCATAATATTTTAATGCAATAGTGGTCCCAATCAGCAAAAAGGCCTCCAAGTAGGGTCAGTCATCACTGTCACTAATCTCAAAGACTGAATTTTTAACCATAGAGGATTCTAACACTTTTCCATCTTTGAATCTGCATAACGGAAAGGCAGGTCTTTGCTTGCTTCCAGAAGTCCTGAGATTAGATGAGGCAAGAATGAGACGTTTTCCAACTTTATATCTTCCAGGCTTATTCCCCAAACAGTCTGGAGTTCTAACAGTTTGCAATGGCAACATCCTCGGTGGTGTTTTGACTGCAAACCCAGGGAGGGCATCAACATGTATGCTTGAGCAATTATCATTGGCGTTAGTCTTCAATTGTTCTTTCATTTGACCTTGAAAGGTTGTACGTGTGACATCAATATCAGAGATTGAAGGGCTGCTAAAACTGCTTACCTCATTGGAAATCGGGAAATACCTCTTAATGATAGCTGTAACTGATACTACTTCTGATGACACATCACTTGGGGCCGCCTTCACTATTGCACTGGTGCTCAATCCTTCTCTAGCCTCAACTTCATTTGCAGATGGACAAATATCAGACCTCTCTTTGGCAGTAACACCAGGAGTGTCTTCATTTCTACCATTACATCCCTTCTTTATTTCACTCACTGTGCACTCCAAAAGCTTGTGTTTCTTCAATCTCTTATTTGTCTTTTCCTTTGGAATAAAGACTGCGCTCTGAAGCTCTTGTAGGGAAGGTTTAAGGGAGTTTGATCTTTCTgaactccttttttttccttctcctcTTGTGTCAGTCTGAACAGTGTTTGTAAGGAAGTTTGGTGGTTCCAAATAAACAGTATCTTTGCTACCAACGTATAATACATGCTCCACAACTTTAGTAGCCACACCCTTGGGTAAACCAGACCTACTTAAATCACTCAAAGGCCGTGCTTCCACATGCAGAAACCATGTTCCTTTCTTACCCTGGAAAGCATACTTCAATGGCATTGACTCGGGCAGATGGTAAAAGAATGACTTTTGCTTCACCTACTAGAACAACAAGTAGATAATTAGAAGCATAACTGATAATAAAAGTAGATCACAAAGAAAAGAATTCAATAGTATAATTGAAAACAAGAAATGGGTATtgagtaaaataaaaatgataaggCACCATTAATCCTTGGATCATGATCTCTCCTGACTTGGGGAAACAATTGAAGTGCACTCTTTCAGCTTCTCCTACAGAGAGATGTTGGACTAAATTATCATTCCATAAACTAGATATGGCCATCATTTATCAAGCTTACACAAGACAAATGAATTAGAAGCTCTTCTAAGAAACATAATATGGGGCAAGAATACAGACTCACAAAATGGAAGtaaacacacactcacacacacacacacacagaacaTATTAATAGGATCTTCACCAGCAAACCTCAGACTACCTAAAAAAGATCAGTACTAACATCCTCATACAAGTAATTCTTCAAAGAGATTGACTTGGATATCACATTTAACCTTCTCCAATGGCACCAATGGTTTGCATTATTAAGGAGTGTCATAAACCAATAAATCTTAGTTAatcaaatcaaagcaaaatGATTTAGAACAAGAAAATAGAAGTTATGATCTTACCAATCAGttaataaaatacaataaataaagttttgatttttaatgattatattaatgtataaaactcgtataaaaaaaaaaaaaaactctactcAATCAGGCCAAGTAAAGATAACCAAATAAAGGAAGCTTTTTAATACAAAGAAAGTAATTTGGGAACAAAATGGCTACCACCCTGAATAATTCACCTTATGGTTTTTTCACAATgcattacccaaaaaaaaaagttatgttaaACAGAAAAGGGTGGATAGTATAAATGAggagaaaagataaaatttagataaaaagAGAGGAATGGGCGTGAGATTATTTTGCTCATTTACATGAAAGCTGCATTATTTTTAATAGCAAATTGTGCTATACAGAAATAGTGGATagtataaaaagagaaaaattgatataaaaaaaagagggtaATGGGTGTGAGAAAATTTAGTTTTGCTCACTCTTGAAGTCTCTTGCAGTGATATCTGGAGGGACAGCCATTGCCATGCGAGTGCCCAAGTTAGTTTCTGTGAAGATTGGTACTTCCACAGTAGAAGCAGCCATTAGAGCTGTAAAGAATGGAGAGAGAAGCTGCAGAACAGAAGGCAATGAGTAATAAATAACTTTAGAAAAAGAGGCACTTTCTACATGTACATAGAACTTGGTGGGTCGGGTTTCGCCAGTTTTTAGGATGGACTATCAACTACGGAGGacacccaattaaaaaaaaaaaaaaaaaaaaatattggaccGAATGAGTGTAGAATTCAACATTGGTCTTTGAGATGGGATTCGGTTAATTTAACTGGAAagtctgatggttgaataactTAATTGGTGTTTTGGTATGAAAATACAGGTTCCGTTTGGATGtagctgaaaactgaaagttgaaaatactgtagaaaaataattttttaatgtgtaaatagtaccgtgagacccacttttaaataaaaaactgttGAAAAGTACATGAATAGTGCGTATACTGTGCATGCACAGTGACTTGTCCCTTAAAAGTAGAAACGGgcaacagggaaaaaaaaaaaggaaaaacgcTGAACACTGGACGCGTTCAGTGCTATCCAAACCAACCTATAGAATTCTTGTAAAAAAAGAatgttataagttgaaacttttttttaaaaaaatcattagtatTCAGAGTTTTATGGTCTTAAGAGGAAGGGCTGAAGAGAGAAGTTGACATCATGTTTTCTCTATTGGGAATTTCTTTATGGTCTATTAAAGGTATCTAATATTTTGAGGAGATATTTTTTCACTCTTAAAAAGTGTTTAAAGAAAGGACCTCTATTGAACTTATTTTCCATGATTATGTAAAACgtttagacaaataaaatattgataacagaatcaaggaaaaaacatatatttgtttctaaaaaatgaaaaaagaaaaacatatatagTTGGTCCTAAAATTTGGgtcactttttattttagttcCTCAATTCAAACcgtccattttttttaagaagaaagagttcacttttattattttaaaaatgagtaGAAGTAGGGgtaatacaaattttactatttagtaaaaaaaaaaaacacatttttactATAATTAACTTTTTGACTAATATATCATCAATCACCAATTggcaattacaaataaaaaattcacgTATTTGATTACTAAGTGATTGTCCACCCGATACATTTATTAccataataatttgtaaattttattttatataataaaattggatttagacatttgtaaattttactaactggatttgttgttttgtttgcaaCAAAATAATTATGATTATTGTTAGTGAAATGTTGACATGATAAAATTTAgaccattaaattattaaaaattggttaggatttaaggaaatttATTAGTAAAGTAAATTTGCAAATACACTTTGTTAACCGTTTTAGTCTTTCCATAATCAGGTTGTTGTAATTCTGATTACattacaaaatttgacaaagcAATATAGCACTCCTATAATTGTTgagaaaatttagaaatataacttttttataacaTAATTTTGATGTGACCAATTTTTGAGTAGTAGAAAAAAGTAAgtttatgtgaaaataatagACTATTACTCATAATCTGccatattaaaattataacaaaattgtggaaaaaagaaaagttatgaTCTTAAACCGACTTAGGATTGTTGTGAAAGGAAaaagcttcaatttttttttcaaaattttttctttttgagaatgaataaaatataaccATTCAGATTTTACTATTTTAGGGATAAATATTAAATAGGAGTTAGACCCAAATATTAAATAGTACtccatatttttagtttttttttttataccaaaaatcaaatattaactTGGAACAAtcttctttaaataaataaaaaaattgcacagTGGCACGTTTGCATATTATCCAAGACAAACGTTGGAGTTAGACTAAACAATGGCGCAAGTTCTCTCCCTCACTGCAACTCTGTGTGCAGCTGAGACCCACAAAGCTTCTTCAAAGCCACTGAAGCTTGCCAAGACCTCCCGGGAGACAAAGACCAAGACACCTATTTACAATCCCAGAAAAGGTAAAAGTTCAGAACTTTCCTTTTGGTTCAtgagaaaattcaagaaaagtGAAATGATGGGCTCTCTAAAAACAAACACTTAATTTAGTGTAATGGGTTAtcattgaatttgaattaagtttcaaaattgtattttctttcTCAGCAGTCAAAGGAAAGGTGTGTTATAGTGATATAAGAGAGGGTTTGGCTTTGTTTAATGctaattgagaaaaaaaaaattaaacttttgaatttggtttcttAGGAAGTGTAATGATAAAATTGAATATGATGGGTTTCAGTGGAAAGCAATAAGTATCCATCTAATACATGAGTGTAATGCCACTATTGTGCATAGTGtggttcaaaattttgtttttcttaaaaataatggGGAGTGTGTGTTTAGTAATATCagtataatttttgtttaacttGGTTCTAGTTTACCTTCTTGTTACTGGCATTGACTggggaaaaaaatgcaaaattttcagGTTCTGACAGTTCCTTTAACAAGACCCGGAAGCTGAATTTGGAGGTCTCACCTCACAGGGCTGGTAATTGTAGCTCTTCAGTGTGTCTCTGAGCATGTTGTAGAATTATTGTATATAGAATTGGATATTGGTGTTTTTGTTATGCGCTTAAGTTTGGGAATATTGCAGTTCATCTATATTTGGCTATAAGAATTGTTGGTCAGAATCTTTGTGCCATTTGGGTTTctcatgtcaatttattttggCTTTATGTAGTGTCTGCAGTGAGATTAATGAGAATAGAGCTGGGTGGTGCTTTTGCTGACCTGTTGAATGAGAAAGGGAAGGGTTCTGGTGATAATGAGATGGGATATGTTGAAAGAACTCTTGGGTTTCGCACCCGGGAGTTAGAGGATCGGGATCTTAGATTGGTTCTCTCTCTATTccttatcttttgtttttgtatttatactttctattaatattcaaaatttctttaagACCTTTTTCCTTCAtctcatttcaaaatttaaaggaATGCAGGAAAATCTTGATATAATAGTTCCACCTAAAGGGTTTAAACTTTTTAGGTTTGGTGTTCTTAGTGAAACTGGGATAATAATACTCTCTTGTAGCCTGAAAAGTCTATCTTGGCAAAAAAATCTTCCATTTATATCTTTCCTTCTCCcttttgatactatttttaaaaaattatataggttaCAGATATTGTTGGTGGAACCAGCCGTTGGAGGAGATATCTTGATTATTTAATCAGTTCCATATGCCATGATGATAGCACATTTAGACACATGGAGCCTCTTCTCTTACaggtaattttgattttgcaCGCTTCCTATTGGCTCTTTTTTATGCATCACCAACTATGGTGTAACGGCAGCCGGAAAACAATACAGTTGAGAGGGCAGATTTTATGAAGTTGACCCTACATTTATACCTTTCTCTGGTTGTATGTATTCTTGCTAATAATTTATTGACATGTggacatttttttcatttgtattCAAAAGGGTTTATGCTTGAATGCTGTTGAATCAAATTGGAGGGTTGCACAGAGAATATAAACCATCACCAAGAttctttgaaattatatttGGAAAGTTTGACCCTTTTACTTATAATGATCTCAAttacttttggtttttttttttttaatctctgtTTCTAGATACTCCGAATTGGTTTCTACGAGATTGTCAAGCTAGATATGCCACATTATGCTGTTGTAGATGAGGTaaactttttcttatatttaactAATACTTTTAGTAAGGTTAATATGTACTAATTTCTATAGCTGGTTTTTTTTAACCTGTTTCAGCTAGAGATAATTATCAGCAATAATTGACTAACTGATTGGAGATATCCGtttatcattttctttgatGAATAATGAAAGGTTGATATAGGTAGACTGAGCATTTTGCTGTGACGTGTGCTCGGCGTTGATTTTTAGACTTAGATTCattaaaaatgcatgaaaatcaTTCAGTGATCACTCTTTGC from Castanea sativa cultivar Marrone di Chiusa Pesio chromosome 6, ASM4071231v1 includes:
- the LOC142639805 gene encoding uncharacterized protein LOC142639805; translation: MAASTVEVPIFTETNLGTRMAMAVPPDITARDFKREAERVHFNCFPKSGEIMIQGLMVKQKSFFYHLPESMPLKYAFQGKKGTWFLHVEARPLSDLSRSGLPKGVATKVVEHVLYVGSKDTVYLEPPNFLTNTVQTDTRGEGKKRSSERSNSLKPSLQELQSAVFIPKEKTNKRLKKHKLLECTVSEIKKGCNGRNEDTPGVTAKERSDICPSANEVEAREGLSTSAIVKAAPSDVSSEVVSVTAIIKRYFPISNEVSSFSSPSISDIDVTRTTFQGQMKEQLKTNANDNCSSIHVDALPGFAVKTPPRMLPLQTVRTPDCLGNKPGRYKVGKRLILASSNLRTSGSKQRPAFPLCRFKDGKVLESSMVKNSVFEISDSDD